One region of Endozoicomonas sp. Mp262 genomic DNA includes:
- a CDS encoding MarC family protein, whose translation MEKLIKEFMMLWSTIDPVGTLALFTGLTARLSRTQRRKTALKATLYAFLILLAALILGQMILKAMSIQLISLQLAGGVILFLFGLQMIFTNPEEGSGEREPGHDLAVFPLAIPSIASPGAIMAVIVLSDNRIYTLPEQTMTAAALMLVLLITCGFMLMADRIFRVIGHNGSAIIIRVMGMILAALSVELVMTAIGVQRWMG comes from the coding sequence GTGGAAAAGCTTATTAAAGAGTTTATGATGTTGTGGTCCACCATTGATCCCGTGGGGACACTGGCACTATTCACCGGCCTGACTGCACGCCTGTCCAGGACTCAACGCCGTAAAACGGCACTTAAGGCGACTCTGTATGCTTTTTTAATTCTTCTTGCTGCCCTGATTCTTGGGCAGATGATTCTTAAGGCAATGTCTATCCAGCTGATCTCACTGCAACTGGCTGGCGGAGTCATTTTGTTTCTGTTCGGGCTTCAGATGATTTTTACCAACCCTGAGGAAGGCAGTGGTGAGCGGGAACCGGGGCATGATCTTGCGGTATTTCCCCTGGCGATTCCCTCTATTGCCAGCCCCGGTGCCATTATGGCGGTTATTGTACTCTCAGATAACCGCATCTATACCCTGCCAGAACAAACCATGACGGCTGCCGCCCTGATGCTGGTGCTGCTGATTACCTGTGGCTTTATGCTTATGGCTGACCGAATATTCCGGGTGATTGGTCATAATGGCTCAGCTATTATTATCCGGGTTATGGGAATGATCCTGGCGGCCCTGTCGGTGGAGCTGGTAATGACAGCTATTGGTGTTCAACGCTGGATGGGGTGA
- the rep gene encoding DNA helicase Rep → MHKLNDRQAKAVKYIDTPLLVLAGAGSGKTSVITTKIAYLIQKCGIKARNIVAVTFTNKAAREMKERVGRLVKGRASHGLTVSTFHNLGLNIIRREYQALGYKPGFSIFDAQDAQALISELMMREMGAEDETVDQVQHTISNWKNDLVSPKEALERARQPWEVTAARVFEHYNRTLKAYNAVDFDDLILQPVMLFKNHPAILEKWQNKVHYLLVDEYQDTNGAQYDLVRMLVGSRGKITVVGDDDQSIYAWRGAKPENLALLKEDYPSLKVIKLEQNYRSTSRILKSANTLIANNPHVFDKSLWSDLGMGDEIRVIRCRNDEMECERIATEILTHKLRLGSSYKDYAVLYRGNFQSRLLELKLQHHQIPYHINGGTSFFARTEVKDIMAYLRLLVNPDDDNAFLRIVNVPRREIGPSTLEKLGNYANQRHISLYQACNEMGLEESLSPQYVEKLRRFTRWMDRVSRLVQTEDNPIRIIREMVDDSGYENWLMQNSSTPVAAEKRMANVWFLVDSLQQTIERAMEPGEDPMTIEDAVGRLILRDMLERQEEEDDADRVQLLTLHASKGLEYPHVFMMGMEEDLLPHRTSIEEDNIEEERRLTYVGITRARKTLTLTLAGQRKQFGEVIDTTPSRFLDELPQEDLAYTGFDGNTTVEQKKMAGKVGLDALYKSLGS, encoded by the coding sequence GTGCATAAACTCAATGACCGACAGGCCAAGGCCGTCAAATATATTGATACCCCACTGCTGGTGCTGGCAGGAGCAGGCAGTGGCAAAACCAGCGTTATTACCACAAAAATCGCTTATCTTATCCAGAAATGCGGGATCAAGGCCCGTAATATTGTTGCCGTGACCTTCACCAACAAGGCTGCCCGGGAAATGAAAGAACGGGTGGGTCGACTGGTAAAAGGGCGTGCCAGCCACGGGTTGACTGTTTCCACCTTCCATAACCTGGGCCTTAATATTATTCGCCGGGAATATCAGGCTTTGGGCTATAAGCCTGGCTTTTCCATCTTTGACGCCCAGGATGCCCAGGCCCTGATCAGTGAGCTGATGATGCGAGAGATGGGAGCTGAAGATGAAACCGTCGATCAGGTTCAGCATACCATTTCCAACTGGAAAAATGACCTGGTGTCGCCGAAGGAAGCACTGGAACGCGCCAGACAGCCCTGGGAAGTTACCGCTGCCAGAGTCTTTGAGCACTATAACCGGACATTAAAAGCCTATAATGCCGTGGATTTTGATGACCTGATTCTCCAGCCGGTGATGCTGTTCAAAAATCATCCGGCTATTCTGGAAAAATGGCAGAATAAAGTACACTACCTTTTGGTGGACGAATACCAGGATACTAACGGTGCCCAATATGATTTGGTCCGAATGCTGGTGGGTAGCCGTGGTAAAATTACGGTGGTGGGGGATGATGACCAGTCAATCTATGCCTGGCGGGGAGCCAAGCCAGAAAACCTGGCTCTGCTAAAAGAAGACTACCCCAGCCTTAAGGTTATCAAGCTGGAACAAAACTACCGCTCAACCAGCCGTATACTGAAGTCAGCCAATACACTGATTGCCAACAACCCCCATGTTTTTGACAAGTCGCTCTGGAGTGATCTCGGCATGGGGGATGAAATCCGGGTGATTCGTTGCCGTAATGATGAAATGGAATGCGAGCGTATTGCTACGGAAATTCTCACCCATAAGCTACGACTTGGCTCTAGCTACAAAGATTATGCCGTGCTTTATCGGGGCAACTTCCAGTCCCGGCTGCTGGAACTTAAGTTGCAGCATCATCAGATTCCCTACCATATCAATGGCGGTACCTCATTCTTTGCCCGGACAGAGGTTAAGGATATTATGGCCTACCTGCGATTGCTGGTTAACCCGGATGATGATAACGCCTTCCTGCGGATTGTTAATGTCCCCCGCCGGGAAATAGGCCCTTCAACACTGGAAAAGCTGGGCAATTATGCCAATCAGCGCCATATCAGTCTCTATCAGGCCTGTAATGAAATGGGTCTGGAAGAATCCCTGTCCCCACAGTATGTGGAAAAACTCCGACGGTTTACCCGTTGGATGGACCGGGTTTCCCGACTGGTTCAGACTGAAGATAACCCTATCCGTATTATTCGTGAAATGGTGGATGATAGTGGTTATGAAAACTGGCTTATGCAAAACAGCAGTACCCCGGTAGCGGCGGAAAAGCGTATGGCCAATGTCTGGTTCCTGGTTGATTCACTGCAGCAAACCATAGAGCGGGCCATGGAACCGGGTGAAGATCCCATGACCATTGAGGATGCCGTAGGACGACTGATTCTCAGGGATATGCTGGAGCGCCAGGAAGAGGAAGACGACGCTGATCGTGTGCAACTACTCACCCTGCATGCTTCCAAGGGACTGGAGTATCCCCACGTATTTATGATGGGTATGGAAGAAGATCTGTTGCCCCATCGAACCAGCATTGAAGAAGACAACATAGAAGAAGAGCGTCGGCTAACCTATGTGGGAATTACCCGCGCCAGAAAAACCCTGACATTAACGCTTGCCGGACAGCGAAAACAATTTGGTGAAGTGATTGATACCACCCCCAGCCGTTTCCTGGATGAGCTGCCCCAGGAAGATCTGGCCTATACCGGATTTGACGGAAACACCACCGTTGAGCAGAAAAAAATGGCGGGTAAAGTAGGGCTGGATGCACTTTATAAGTCTTTGGGTAGCTAA
- the ssb gene encoding single-stranded DNA-binding protein, with translation MARGVNKVILIGNLGNDPDVRYTPNGSAVANLSVATSESWKDRNTGQTQEKTEWHRVVIFGKLAEIAQQFLRKGSKVYLEGKLQTRKWQDQQGQDRYTTEIVVDSFSGQMQMLDGRQEGGMGGYQQQPGQQYAAAPQQQAAPAPMQRQQQAPAAAPQQPQQQSQPQTQAAGFDDFDDDIPF, from the coding sequence ATGGCTCGTGGTGTAAATAAAGTCATTCTGATTGGTAACCTGGGTAATGACCCGGATGTGCGCTACACCCCGAACGGCAGTGCCGTAGCTAATCTAAGTGTGGCAACCAGCGAATCCTGGAAAGACCGTAATACCGGACAGACCCAGGAAAAAACGGAATGGCACCGGGTGGTAATTTTTGGCAAGCTGGCGGAAATTGCCCAACAGTTCCTGCGCAAGGGTTCCAAAGTCTATCTGGAGGGCAAGCTGCAAACCCGTAAGTGGCAGGACCAGCAAGGCCAGGATCGTTACACAACAGAAATTGTTGTTGATAGCTTCAGTGGTCAGATGCAAATGCTGGACGGTCGCCAGGAAGGAGGTATGGGTGGCTATCAGCAGCAACCTGGTCAACAGTATGCGGCAGCCCCTCAGCAGCAGGCAGCTCCCGCGCCTATGCAGCGTCAGCAACAGGCACCAGCTGCTGCCCCTCAACAACCTCAGCAGCAATCCCAGCCACAGACCCAGGCGGCAGGCTTTGATGACTTTGATGATGATATTCCGTTCTAG
- a CDS encoding YifB family Mg chelatase-like AAA ATPase: MSRLATVNTLAQSGLSAPDVSVEVHLSAGLPALNIVGLPEAAVRESKDRVRSALINSGFDFPTSRITVNLAPADLPKEGGRFDLPIALGILAASGQLASEALTHRAFVGELALSGKLRAIKAVLPVAIACGQQKMELIIPEESAKIAALASQTRIIAANDLQGVCAYLSGNQILSPLEGTHHCKTPHNYPDLSDVKGQSQAKRALITAAAGGHHILLFGPPGTGKTMLASRLPGILPLLEEREALEVASIHSLVSSNNSLNWGQRPFRTPHHSSSPVSLVGGGSNPKPGEVSFAHNGVLFLDEMPEFQRQALEMLREPLENGEVVITRAKSQQRYPASFQLVAAMNPCPCGYLGDGRRACRCTPDQISRYRNKLSGPFLDRIDLQVEVASQKTSQLLDDIPHQPEETSAHIQKTVSLARNHQLKRQGKPNAWLTGQELHKHCQLGQPERQFIQDISDKFAYSGRAIHRILRVSRTLADLDPSPRVQKKHLAEAVHYRRFDR; the protein is encoded by the coding sequence ATGTCACGGTTAGCTACGGTTAATACCCTGGCGCAGTCCGGTTTGAGTGCCCCTGATGTCTCTGTGGAAGTCCATTTATCGGCCGGGTTGCCTGCCCTTAATATTGTGGGACTGCCAGAAGCGGCTGTCAGGGAAAGCAAGGATCGGGTAAGAAGTGCATTGATAAACAGCGGATTTGATTTTCCAACCAGCAGAATCACCGTTAATCTGGCTCCAGCAGATTTGCCAAAAGAAGGAGGACGCTTTGACCTGCCCATTGCCCTGGGGATTCTGGCAGCCTCTGGTCAGCTCGCTTCAGAGGCATTAACCCATAGAGCTTTTGTGGGGGAGCTGGCATTATCCGGGAAATTGCGAGCTATTAAAGCGGTGCTTCCAGTTGCCATCGCCTGTGGTCAACAGAAAATGGAGCTGATAATCCCTGAAGAGAGCGCGAAAATAGCTGCTCTGGCCAGCCAGACCCGCATTATAGCGGCTAATGATTTACAGGGTGTCTGTGCCTATTTGAGCGGTAACCAGATCCTCTCTCCCCTGGAAGGAACGCACCACTGTAAAACGCCCCATAACTACCCGGATCTCTCTGACGTCAAAGGGCAGTCCCAGGCTAAACGGGCTTTAATTACAGCGGCGGCAGGAGGGCACCACATTCTGCTTTTTGGTCCGCCTGGCACCGGTAAAACCATGCTGGCCTCCAGGCTACCTGGCATCCTTCCCTTACTGGAAGAACGTGAAGCCCTTGAGGTTGCCTCCATTCACTCACTGGTATCAAGCAATAATTCCCTAAACTGGGGCCAAAGGCCCTTTCGTACCCCTCACCATTCTTCATCTCCGGTATCCCTGGTGGGCGGTGGCAGTAACCCCAAGCCGGGTGAGGTCTCTTTTGCGCACAACGGTGTTCTTTTTCTTGATGAAATGCCTGAGTTCCAAAGGCAGGCCCTGGAAATGCTGAGGGAGCCTCTGGAAAATGGAGAGGTTGTAATAACCCGGGCCAAATCCCAGCAACGTTATCCCGCATCCTTTCAGCTGGTTGCAGCCATGAACCCGTGTCCCTGTGGTTACCTTGGTGATGGTCGCCGGGCCTGCCGCTGTACTCCGGACCAAATCAGTCGTTATCGCAACAAACTATCCGGCCCTTTTCTGGATCGGATTGACCTGCAAGTGGAAGTTGCCTCACAGAAAACCAGTCAGCTCCTGGATGACATCCCCCACCAACCGGAAGAAACCTCTGCCCATATCCAAAAGACAGTTTCCCTGGCCAGAAACCATCAGCTCAAACGGCAAGGGAAACCCAATGCCTGGCTAACGGGGCAGGAGCTTCATAAACATTGCCAGCTGGGTCAGCCTGAACGGCAGTTTATTCAGGATATATCGGATAAGTTTGCTTATTCCGGGCGCGCTATTCACCGGATTCTCAGGGTTTCCAGAACCCTGGCAGACCTTGACCCGTCACCCCGGGTTCAAAAAAAACATCTGGCGGAAGCGGTTCATTACCGGCGGTTTGATCGGTGA
- a CDS encoding MFS transporter yields MSVLELKAVASLTGVFIFRMLGLFMVLPVLVLYAEDLQGVTPALAGLAIGAYGFTQALLQVPFGWLSDRIGRKPVIVGGLVIFLIGSLVAANADTIQGVIFGRVLQGCGAIAGAIIALIADLTRDQYRTRAMAMVGMGIGLSFCLAMVIGPVIGSWWGLSGLFISNALMALAAILVVLLIVPSPLVSSKDLHSSVKRSDIRAVVTNPQLVRHFLGVFALHFVLMALFVFIPPALEDVAGYARSNHGWIYLAIMGLSFITIIPFIVISERLRLLKQCYVLAVAIIIAAVIALMAGQASARNLLLGLLLFFVAFNFLEACLPSLVSKLSTVGTRGTAMGMFSTSQFLGAALGGTLGGWTLEHWGISGLLLTCTIPTAIWLLLSVTMKHPPYVSSMVLVLDPASSHDVHTLGNLLAVIPGVEEVTVLPGGKTAYLKVDKRCLDTVALSRFGEC; encoded by the coding sequence ATGTCTGTACTTGAATTAAAAGCAGTAGCCTCTCTGACAGGGGTGTTTATATTCCGCATGCTGGGGCTGTTTATGGTATTGCCAGTGCTGGTGCTTTATGCGGAAGACCTGCAAGGAGTGACGCCCGCTTTGGCCGGGCTGGCCATTGGCGCCTATGGTTTTACACAGGCGCTGTTACAGGTGCCTTTTGGCTGGCTATCTGACCGGATTGGCAGAAAACCGGTGATCGTTGGGGGATTAGTGATATTTCTTATTGGTAGCCTTGTTGCTGCTAATGCAGACACTATTCAGGGGGTTATCTTTGGGCGGGTTCTTCAGGGGTGTGGTGCCATTGCGGGGGCTATTATTGCCTTGATAGCGGATTTAACAAGGGATCAGTATCGTACCCGAGCCATGGCTATGGTGGGTATGGGCATTGGCCTTTCATTTTGTCTGGCCATGGTCATTGGGCCTGTTATAGGCAGTTGGTGGGGACTTTCCGGACTCTTTATTAGCAATGCATTAATGGCTCTGGCGGCAATTCTGGTGGTTCTGTTGATAGTGCCTTCCCCTCTGGTTTCCAGCAAAGACTTGCATAGTTCCGTTAAGCGAAGTGATATCAGGGCTGTTGTTACTAATCCTCAGCTGGTGAGGCACTTTTTAGGTGTCTTTGCCCTTCATTTTGTCCTGATGGCACTGTTTGTTTTTATCCCGCCTGCCCTGGAGGATGTTGCAGGATATGCCCGATCAAACCATGGCTGGATCTATCTAGCCATTATGGGCCTGTCATTTATAACTATTATTCCCTTTATCGTGATCAGTGAACGGTTGCGGCTCCTGAAACAGTGTTATGTGCTTGCTGTCGCTATCATTATTGCAGCTGTTATTGCTCTGATGGCCGGCCAGGCATCCGCCAGGAACTTACTATTGGGGTTGTTGCTGTTTTTTGTGGCATTTAACTTTTTGGAAGCCTGTCTACCTTCACTGGTTAGCAAACTGTCAACAGTGGGTACCCGTGGCACTGCAATGGGCATGTTCTCTACCAGCCAGTTCCTGGGAGCGGCACTGGGCGGCACCTTGGGAGGGTGGACCCTTGAGCACTGGGGCATCAGTGGACTGCTGCTTACTTGTACAATCCCGACTGCCATCTGGTTGCTATTGTCTGTTACCATGAAGCATCCGCCCTATGTTAGCAGTATGGTATTGGTGCTGGATCCTGCCAGCAGCCATGATGTCCACACCCTGGGGAATTTACTGGCAGTAATTCCCGGTGTTGAAGAAGTTACCGTACTGCCCGGGGGAAAAACGGCCTACCTGAAAGTAGACAAGCGGTGTCTGGACACGGTTGCCTTAAGCCGTTTTGGTGAGTGTTAA
- a CDS encoding HAMP domain-containing histidine kinase, with amino-acid sequence MDELKISQSSSENRTLPPKPNLPFWKGGLYTRLMVSVFSMVFAIEAVILLPVYHQYKKSQLQHVERDGLKVVQGMITLQSGNFSVPEHISELPEPIHGLAFYNKDGDQAGVLGEEQTFPERWDGILIQPKDDNLHWIYWERRDLGGAYHVVALLEKKGLHDQALRNLIPVFGIALAISLLITTAIMLFLKNRIIKPLRQLQSKLASSDHDSPSSKGSGGLKQIIDHVDGLLNAYQQSSELLQEKKKQLRATNLVLEMQVAEKHTLEKSNQLKTRFLADVAQKMKVAMDEFMKTVAPGVDIGNTESFQAIRGNGHHLLEILNDLMDLSRLKAGIANYSPEETDLGGLIREVERPLQQALSEKSLKITKEFMTRQLIVTCDRDKIRRVFINIMDNAIRFSPERGEIKIGFRRYYDDRDDEWISCTFHDQGPGIPETELDSVFNQYVQQSKAVNDDVSTGMGLAICKEIIEAHGGTIGVENSSEGGALLIVNLPMKSGLDL; translated from the coding sequence ATGGATGAGCTTAAGATCTCACAGAGTAGCAGTGAAAATAGGACTTTGCCGCCAAAACCAAACCTGCCTTTTTGGAAAGGAGGGCTTTACACCCGCCTGATGGTTAGTGTTTTTTCAATGGTTTTCGCTATTGAGGCGGTGATCCTGCTCCCGGTCTATCACCAGTATAAGAAAAGCCAGCTTCAGCATGTGGAAAGAGATGGGCTGAAAGTGGTTCAGGGAATGATAACTCTCCAGTCCGGCAACTTTAGTGTGCCCGAACATATCTCAGAACTTCCTGAACCTATTCATGGGCTGGCATTCTATAACAAGGATGGCGATCAGGCGGGGGTTTTGGGAGAGGAACAGACCTTTCCTGAAAGATGGGACGGTATTCTCATTCAACCAAAAGATGATAATTTACATTGGATTTACTGGGAACGCAGGGATTTGGGAGGCGCCTACCATGTGGTTGCCCTTTTGGAAAAAAAGGGATTGCATGACCAGGCCCTGCGAAATCTTATCCCCGTCTTTGGCATTGCCTTAGCCATATCTCTTCTGATAACCACGGCTATTATGCTGTTTTTGAAAAACCGAATCATTAAGCCTTTGCGGCAACTCCAGTCCAAGCTAGCTTCATCTGATCATGATAGCCCAAGCTCCAAAGGCAGTGGCGGACTGAAACAAATAATTGATCATGTTGATGGGCTTTTAAACGCTTATCAACAATCCAGTGAATTGCTACAGGAGAAGAAAAAACAGCTAAGAGCCACTAATTTAGTCCTTGAAATGCAAGTGGCTGAAAAGCATACACTGGAAAAGTCCAATCAGCTCAAGACCCGCTTTTTAGCCGATGTTGCCCAAAAAATGAAGGTAGCAATGGATGAATTTATGAAAACAGTGGCGCCTGGCGTTGATATTGGGAATACAGAGTCCTTCCAGGCTATCCGCGGTAATGGTCATCATCTCCTTGAAATATTGAATGACCTGATGGATTTATCCCGACTGAAAGCGGGAATCGCTAACTATAGTCCAGAAGAGACAGACCTCGGCGGATTGATTCGGGAGGTTGAGCGGCCTTTGCAGCAGGCGCTTTCTGAAAAATCCCTGAAAATCACCAAAGAATTTATGACCAGGCAGCTCATAGTCACCTGCGACAGGGATAAAATTCGCCGGGTGTTTATTAACATCATGGACAATGCCATCCGTTTTTCACCGGAAAGGGGAGAAATAAAGATAGGGTTTCGGCGTTACTATGATGACAGGGATGACGAATGGATTAGCTGTACATTTCATGATCAGGGTCCCGGTATTCCGGAAACCGAGCTGGATAGTGTTTTTAACCAGTACGTACAGCAATCAAAGGCTGTTAATGATGATGTCAGTACCGGAATGGGACTGGCAATCTGTAAAGAAATCATCGAAGCCCACGGTGGCACCATAGGCGTTGAGAATAGCAGCGAAGGGGGCGCGCTGCTGATTGTAAACCTGCCGATGAAAAGTGGACTTGATCTATAG
- a CDS encoding 5-formyltetrahydrofolate cyclo-ligase, which translates to MNRNELRAALRKKRQSLEPIEQQTAKSALATIIYALPEFQQSRHIAAYLANDGEIDPADVVQEAWSLGKCCYLPVLDTQDTTNMFFVKYGPETPLVQNRYGIYEPALNKADICMPENLDLVLMPLTGFDEMGGRLGMGGGYYDRAFAFIKEKGLSKPALIGLAHECQKVTRIPVESWDIPMAGIATDTRYYQS; encoded by the coding sequence ATGAACCGAAATGAACTCAGAGCAGCACTGAGAAAGAAGCGCCAATCTCTTGAGCCAATAGAACAGCAAACAGCAAAGAGCGCTCTGGCAACAATAATTTACGCACTACCTGAATTTCAACAAAGCCGGCATATTGCCGCCTATCTTGCCAATGATGGCGAAATTGATCCGGCGGATGTCGTTCAGGAGGCCTGGTCCTTGGGAAAGTGTTGTTACCTACCCGTGCTGGACACTCAAGATACAACCAACATGTTTTTTGTAAAATATGGGCCTGAGACACCGTTAGTCCAGAACCGCTATGGGATTTATGAACCCGCCCTGAACAAGGCTGATATCTGTATGCCTGAAAACCTTGACCTGGTGCTTATGCCGCTGACGGGATTTGATGAAATGGGTGGCCGCCTGGGCATGGGAGGAGGCTATTATGATCGGGCATTTGCGTTTATAAAAGAAAAAGGCTTGAGCAAACCCGCACTGATCGGTTTGGCACACGAATGTCAAAAAGTAACTCGAATTCCTGTAGAAAGCTGGGATATTCCCATGGCAGGTATAGCCACTGATACCCGGTATTATCAAAGTTAA
- a CDS encoding DUF1097 domain-containing protein, whose protein sequence is MMPMTQLFFISLTTGILSGVWAWMADSLQLLTWAGFLGCTGYFATQGDIKALLGNMVTNLTGVGWAMVMISGSALLDSSLAGYLIVALVSFLMCIQAKQRWLAYIPGTFVGACATFAANGDWKTVSLSLLVGATMGFAMKQSGLWVYNRYSAAL, encoded by the coding sequence ATGATGCCAATGACCCAGTTGTTTTTTATTTCCCTTACCACAGGGATACTCTCTGGTGTATGGGCCTGGATGGCAGATAGTTTGCAGTTGCTGACCTGGGCAGGATTTTTAGGTTGCACCGGTTATTTTGCTACCCAGGGTGATATAAAAGCATTACTGGGAAATATGGTGACTAACTTAACAGGGGTTGGTTGGGCCATGGTTATGATAAGTGGCTCTGCGTTACTGGATAGCTCTCTGGCAGGTTATCTGATTGTGGCCTTAGTATCTTTCCTGATGTGCATACAGGCAAAACAACGTTGGTTAGCTTATATTCCCGGTACTTTTGTAGGTGCCTGTGCAACCTTTGCTGCCAATGGAGACTGGAAGACGGTTTCTCTGTCTTTACTGGTAGGAGCCACAATGGGCTTTGCTATGAAACAGTCTGGTCTATGGGTTTATAACAGATACTCGGCAGCGCTATAG
- a CDS encoding redoxin domain-containing protein produces MKVWSFSYGLLGWFLSLAASVANSEVPVKQPGIPLPGTLAPDFEADVVVPDKAHPAGKVIKGFKLSRIIGKKRVMLMTYPKNCTFICPTELIQLNKKLGEFEKLNYEVLVLSADEAALEKDREHSHQAWRLMPAKPDKGKAGTPMGLGNVGFTMVADPQRNIIRAYGIEGNNQLALRATFLIGLDGKIYVADVQSINIGRDIDELLRKAAALKFVEENRELVTPEGWQPGEKGMKPTHEGVRKQVKSAGG; encoded by the coding sequence ATGAAAGTCTGGTCTTTTTCTTATGGCCTGCTTGGCTGGTTCCTATCTCTGGCAGCAAGCGTTGCAAACAGTGAAGTCCCGGTAAAACAACCGGGTATTCCTTTGCCTGGGACATTGGCTCCAGACTTTGAGGCGGATGTGGTGGTGCCAGATAAAGCGCATCCAGCAGGGAAGGTCATTAAAGGGTTTAAACTATCCCGTATTATTGGCAAAAAGCGGGTTATGCTGATGACATATCCCAAAAACTGCACCTTTATCTGCCCCACAGAATTGATCCAGTTGAATAAGAAACTGGGAGAATTTGAAAAACTGAACTATGAAGTTCTGGTTTTATCTGCGGATGAAGCCGCCCTGGAAAAAGACCGGGAACATTCTCACCAGGCCTGGCGATTAATGCCTGCCAAACCGGATAAAGGCAAGGCAGGCACGCCCATGGGGTTGGGTAATGTGGGCTTCACCATGGTGGCAGACCCCCAGAGGAATATTATCAGGGCTTATGGAATCGAAGGTAACAATCAGCTTGCCTTAAGGGCAACATTTCTGATCGGTCTTGATGGCAAAATTTATGTGGCCGATGTGCAATCAATCAATATTGGGCGAGATATTGATGAGTTACTAAGGAAGGCTGCGGCATTGAAATTTGTTGAAGAAAACCGCGAACTGGTAACACCGGAAGGCTGGCAGCCCGGAGAAAAAGGAATGAAGCCCACCCATGAAGGAGTCAGGAAGCAGGTAAAGAGCGCTGGAGGATAA